From Deinococcus sp. Marseille-Q6407, one genomic window encodes:
- the odhB gene encoding 2-oxoglutarate dehydrogenase complex dihydrolipoyllysine-residue succinyltransferase produces MSEIKVPVFSESVSEGTLLGWNVQPGTSVKRGDVLAEIETDKVVLEVIAQEDGVLKSVTKNEGDTVLSEEVLGELAAGEAGAAAPAPAAASTETSADPAQSAGGESQAREPQAVPAPAAQNERREDLSPAVRKIVAEKGLDPAQVPASGPRGNITKADAMNAQPGQATQAQTSAPAVQLPAGERPEERVQMTRIRQRIAERLKEVQNTTAMLTTFNEVDMKPIMDLRKKYQDQFVAKHDVKLGFMSFFVRAATEALKAFPAVNASVDGKDVIYHGFYDIGIAVSTDRGLVVPILRDTDQMSLADIEKGIGDYAKKARSNKLSMEDMSGGTFTITNGGTFGSMMSTPIINAPQSAILGMHNIVQRPVVVNGEIVIRPMMYVALSYDHRIIDGSESVRFLVTIKNLLEDPARLLLDI; encoded by the coding sequence ATGTCCGAAATTAAAGTTCCCGTATTTAGCGAATCCGTTTCCGAAGGCACCCTGCTGGGCTGGAACGTGCAGCCGGGTACCAGCGTCAAGCGCGGTGACGTGCTGGCCGAAATCGAAACCGACAAGGTCGTGCTGGAAGTTATCGCCCAGGAAGATGGCGTGCTCAAGAGCGTCACCAAGAACGAAGGCGACACCGTACTGAGCGAAGAAGTGCTGGGCGAACTGGCCGCCGGTGAAGCCGGCGCCGCCGCTCCTGCCCCGGCTGCTGCCAGCACCGAAACCAGCGCCGACCCCGCTCAGAGCGCCGGCGGCGAAAGCCAGGCCCGCGAACCCCAGGCGGTTCCGGCTCCGGCTGCCCAGAATGAGCGCCGCGAAGACCTGTCGCCGGCTGTGCGCAAGATCGTGGCCGAAAAGGGTCTGGACCCAGCCCAGGTGCCGGCCAGCGGTCCCCGCGGCAACATCACCAAGGCCGACGCCATGAACGCTCAGCCTGGTCAGGCCACGCAGGCCCAGACCAGCGCCCCGGCTGTGCAGCTGCCGGCCGGCGAACGCCCCGAAGAACGGGTGCAGATGACCCGGATTCGCCAGCGCATCGCCGAACGCCTCAAGGAAGTGCAGAACACCACCGCCATGCTGACCACCTTCAACGAGGTGGACATGAAGCCGATCATGGACCTGCGCAAGAAGTACCAGGATCAGTTCGTCGCCAAGCATGACGTGAAACTGGGCTTTATGAGCTTCTTCGTGCGTGCTGCCACCGAAGCTCTTAAGGCTTTCCCGGCGGTCAACGCCAGCGTGGACGGCAAAGACGTCATCTACCACGGCTTCTACGACATCGGTATCGCCGTGTCCACCGACCGCGGCCTGGTGGTGCCCATCCTGCGCGACACCGACCAGATGAGCCTGGCCGATATTGAAAAGGGCATCGGCGACTATGCCAAGAAGGCCCGTTCCAACAAGCTGAGCATGGAAGACATGAGCGGCGGCACCTTTACCATCACCAACGGCGGCACCTTCGGCTCAATGATGAGCACCCCGATCATCAACGCGCCCCAGAGCGCCATTTTGGGTATGCACAACATTGTGCAGCGCCCGGTGGTCGTGAACGGCGAAATCGTGATTCGCCCGATGATGTACGTGGCCCTCAGCTACGATCACCGCATCATTGACGGCAGCGAAAGCGTGCGTTTCCTGGTCACCATCAAGAACCTGCTGGAAGACCCGGCCCGCCTGCTGCTGGACATCTGA
- a CDS encoding 2-oxoglutarate dehydrogenase E1 component, protein MTRPETIMSGGNAAFLDGLYEDYLADPQSVDPEWRAFFDAERGGVQEARHSAVQQAFYELGRQSHGRTVVVSPAAAGEASGAQQAVSGLITSHRVYGHLQAEFDPLGLHDKTLAPELNPEYYGLSANQMNEQVKDGHFSGTVSEVLQQLRSIYCGPIGYEYNYLPSEEREWFQNRIEVRREGLSKDEKLRLLDRLNAAEGLEKYLHIKYVGQKRFSLEGSESFIPLLDRLIQQAGKTGTIKEIVLGMAHRGRLNTLVNIFGKRPKDLFDEFEGKKVLSENPDISGDVKYHLGFSSDVATANGPLHLALAFNPSHLELVSPVVHGSTRARQDRRDETPDKMREVRRDNVLAITVHGDAAVIGQGVVMETLNISRLRGFTTGGAVRIVINNQIGFTISDARDSRSSRYCTDVAKIANAPVMHVNGDDLEAVAFAADLALAYRQQFGKDVFIDLVTFRRHGHNEADDPTMTQPIMYKKVKAHPGTLAVYADKLVKEGLIDEAGVRAMADDYRDRLDRGESVVAELTDDTVSDLGQRWAEYKQAAKESNWQSVAETAVPAEKLAELTDKMTTFPEGFELHRGVKRVMEARRAMSRGEQPVDWGMGEMLAYATLLDEGYNVRLSGEDSGRGTFVHRHAVVHDQRGQDPLKGDYLSLEFLRPGQGRAEVIDSTLSEEGVLAFEYGYSGSAPNSLVLWEAQFGDFANGAQAVIDQFIAAGETKWLGLSGITLLLPHGYEGAGPEHSSARIERYLQLCAQNNMQVAVPSSASQIFHLLRRQMRRGYRKPLIVFTPKSLLRNKRAMTPLSELTDGRFRNVIGDPEVEQARRVVISSGKLHWELFDAREEDREGYHGTALVRLEQLYPFPQEELAAELRRHPGAQVVWSQEEPENQGAWLLIREDLERTLAELGLGHTLTYVSRRRAASTATGYSHVHAKEQAKVIADALGEKVSREDYDAQVELTKEAGAQG, encoded by the coding sequence ATGACCCGACCAGAAACCATCATGTCAGGTGGCAACGCGGCCTTTTTGGATGGGCTGTATGAGGACTATCTAGCAGATCCCCAGAGCGTCGACCCCGAGTGGCGCGCCTTTTTCGATGCTGAACGTGGCGGCGTGCAAGAAGCGCGGCACTCGGCCGTTCAGCAGGCCTTCTATGAGCTGGGCCGCCAGAGCCACGGCCGCACCGTCGTGGTCTCGCCGGCAGCTGCGGGCGAAGCCAGCGGTGCCCAGCAGGCCGTCAGCGGCTTGATCACTTCTCACCGCGTTTACGGCCATCTCCAGGCTGAGTTCGATCCCCTGGGTCTGCACGATAAGACCCTGGCGCCCGAGCTGAACCCCGAGTATTACGGCCTGAGCGCCAACCAGATGAACGAGCAGGTCAAAGACGGCCACTTCTCCGGCACGGTCAGCGAAGTGCTTCAGCAGCTGCGCAGCATCTACTGTGGCCCTATCGGCTACGAGTACAACTACCTGCCCAGCGAGGAACGCGAGTGGTTCCAGAACCGCATTGAAGTGCGCCGCGAGGGCCTCAGCAAGGATGAGAAGCTGCGCCTGCTGGACCGCCTGAACGCCGCCGAGGGCCTGGAAAAGTACCTCCACATCAAGTACGTGGGCCAAAAGCGCTTCTCGTTAGAAGGCAGCGAAAGCTTTATTCCGCTGCTGGACCGCCTGATCCAGCAGGCCGGCAAGACCGGCACCATCAAGGAAATCGTGCTGGGCATGGCCCACCGTGGCCGCCTCAACACCCTGGTCAACATTTTCGGGAAGCGCCCCAAGGACCTCTTCGACGAGTTCGAGGGCAAGAAGGTGCTCAGCGAGAACCCGGATATTTCCGGCGACGTGAAGTACCACCTGGGCTTTTCCAGCGACGTGGCCACCGCAAACGGTCCTCTGCACCTGGCGCTGGCCTTTAACCCCAGCCACCTGGAACTGGTGTCCCCGGTGGTGCACGGGTCCACCCGCGCCCGGCAGGACCGCCGCGACGAAACCCCCGACAAGATGCGCGAGGTTCGCCGCGACAACGTCCTGGCCATCACCGTCCACGGCGACGCTGCTGTGATCGGTCAGGGCGTGGTGATGGAAACACTGAACATATCGCGCCTGCGTGGCTTTACCACCGGCGGGGCCGTGCGCATCGTGATCAACAACCAGATCGGCTTTACCATCTCCGACGCGCGCGATAGCCGCTCCAGCCGCTACTGCACCGACGTGGCCAAGATCGCCAACGCCCCGGTGATGCACGTGAACGGCGACGACCTAGAAGCGGTGGCCTTTGCCGCTGACCTGGCCCTGGCTTACCGTCAGCAGTTCGGCAAGGACGTGTTCATTGACCTGGTGACCTTCCGCCGTCACGGCCACAACGAGGCCGACGATCCCACCATGACCCAGCCGATCATGTACAAGAAGGTCAAGGCGCACCCCGGCACCCTGGCGGTGTACGCCGACAAGCTGGTCAAGGAAGGCCTGATTGACGAGGCCGGCGTGAGGGCGATGGCCGACGACTACCGCGACCGCCTGGACCGCGGCGAGAGCGTGGTGGCCGAACTGACCGACGACACCGTGAGTGACCTGGGTCAGCGCTGGGCCGAGTACAAGCAGGCGGCCAAGGAATCCAACTGGCAGTCGGTGGCCGAAACCGCCGTGCCGGCAGAGAAGCTGGCCGAGCTGACCGACAAGATGACCACCTTTCCCGAAGGCTTCGAGCTGCACCGCGGCGTGAAGCGCGTGATGGAAGCCCGCCGCGCCATGAGCCGCGGTGAGCAGCCGGTGGACTGGGGTATGGGCGAAATGTTGGCCTACGCCACGCTGCTGGACGAAGGCTACAACGTGCGCCTGAGCGGTGAAGATTCTGGCCGTGGCACTTTCGTGCACCGCCACGCCGTGGTTCACGACCAGCGTGGACAGGACCCCCTGAAGGGTGACTACCTCAGCCTGGAATTCCTGCGCCCCGGCCAGGGCCGCGCCGAAGTGATTGATTCCACCCTCTCTGAAGAGGGCGTGCTGGCCTTCGAATACGGCTACTCTGGCTCGGCGCCCAACTCGCTGGTACTGTGGGAAGCGCAGTTCGGTGACTTTGCCAACGGCGCCCAGGCCGTGATTGACCAGTTCATCGCCGCCGGTGAAACCAAGTGGCTGGGCCTCAGCGGCATCACGCTGCTGCTGCCTCACGGCTACGAAGGTGCTGGCCCCGAGCACTCCAGCGCCCGCATTGAGCGTTACCTGCAGCTGTGCGCCCAGAACAACATGCAAGTGGCGGTGCCCAGCAGCGCCTCGCAGATTTTCCACCTGCTGCGCCGCCAGATGCGCCGTGGCTACCGCAAGCCGCTGATCGTCTTTACTCCCAAGAGCCTGCTGCGCAACAAGCGCGCCATGACTCCGCTGAGCGAACTGACCGACGGCCGTTTCCGCAACGTGATCGGTGACCCCGAAGTAGAGCAGGCCCGCCGCGTGGTGATCAGCTCCGGCAAGCTGCACTGGGAACTGTTCGACGCTCGCGAGGAAGACCGCGAGGGCTACCACGGCACTGCGCTGGTGCGGCTGGAACAGCTGTATCCCTTCCCGCAGGAGGAACTGGCCGCCGAACTGCGCCGTCACCCCGGCGCGCAGGTGGTCTGGTCACAGGAAGAACCTGAAAACCAGGGTGCTTGGCTGCTGATTCGTGAAGACCTGGAACGTACCCTGGCCGAACTGGGCCTGGGCCACACCCTGACCTACGTCAGCCGCCGCCGCGCCGCCAGCACCGCCACCGGGTACTCGCATGTGCATGCCAAGGAGCAGGCCAAGGTGATTGCCGACGCGCTGGGTGAAAAGGTCTCGCGTGAAGACTATGACGCGCAGGTAGAATTGACCAAGGAAGCCGGCGCTCAGGGCTGA
- the fumC gene encoding class II fumarate hydratase — protein MTNFRKETDTMGQMDVDASKYWGAQTERSIHNFPIGRDTFVWGRPIIRALGILKKGAAQANAELGELPQDIADLIVRAADEVIAGKLDEHFPLVVFQTGSGTQSNMNANEVISNRAIELAGGEMGSKKPVHPNDHVNRGQSSNDTFPTAMHIAVVLELNERLYGAVSKLRDTLHAKSEEYKDIVKVGRTHLQDATPITLGQEIGGWVAQLDYALAEVKHAGEGLLDLAIGGTAVGTGLNAHPKFGDLAAKKYEEETGYHFRSAENKFAALSAHDALAQTSAALRTLAGALMKMANDVRWLASGPRNGIGEITIPENEPGSSIMPGKVNPTQSEAMTMVATRVFGNDATVAFAGSQGNFQLNVFKPVMVHAVLESIRLISDACLAFNDHCAVGIEPNEAKIKENLDKNLMQVTALNRHIGYDKAAAIAKNAHKKGISLKESALELGHVTEEEFAQWVVPLDMTHN, from the coding sequence ATGACCAACTTCCGTAAAGAGACCGATACCATGGGCCAGATGGACGTGGACGCGTCCAAGTACTGGGGCGCGCAGACCGAGCGCTCCATCCACAACTTTCCCATCGGCCGCGACACCTTCGTGTGGGGCCGGCCCATCATCCGGGCGCTGGGCATCCTGAAAAAAGGCGCGGCGCAGGCCAACGCCGAACTCGGCGAGCTGCCGCAGGACATCGCCGACCTGATCGTGCGGGCCGCCGACGAAGTCATTGCCGGCAAGCTCGACGAGCACTTTCCGCTGGTTGTCTTCCAGACCGGCTCGGGCACCCAGAGCAACATGAACGCCAACGAGGTGATTTCCAACCGTGCCATCGAGCTGGCGGGCGGCGAGATGGGCAGCAAGAAGCCGGTCCACCCCAACGACCACGTCAACCGCGGCCAGAGCTCCAACGACACCTTCCCCACCGCCATGCACATCGCGGTGGTGCTGGAGCTGAACGAGCGGCTCTACGGCGCCGTCAGCAAACTGCGCGACACCCTGCACGCCAAGTCCGAGGAATACAAGGACATCGTGAAAGTGGGGCGTACCCACCTGCAGGACGCCACGCCCATCACCCTGGGCCAGGAAATCGGCGGCTGGGTCGCGCAGCTCGACTACGCGCTGGCCGAGGTGAAGCACGCGGGCGAAGGCCTGCTCGACCTTGCCATCGGCGGCACGGCAGTCGGCACCGGCCTGAACGCACACCCCAAATTCGGTGATCTGGCTGCCAAGAAGTACGAGGAAGAAACTGGCTACCACTTCCGCAGCGCCGAGAACAAGTTCGCCGCGCTGAGCGCCCACGATGCGCTGGCGCAGACTTCCGCCGCGCTGCGCACCCTGGCCGGCGCTCTGATGAAGATGGCGAACGACGTGCGCTGGCTGGCGAGCGGCCCGCGCAACGGCATCGGCGAAATCACTATTCCCGAGAACGAACCCGGCTCTAGCATCATGCCCGGCAAGGTGAACCCCACCCAGTCCGAGGCCATGACGATGGTCGCCACCCGCGTGTTCGGCAACGACGCCACCGTCGCTTTTGCCGGCAGCCAGGGCAACTTCCAGCTCAACGTGTTCAAGCCGGTGATGGTTCACGCCGTGCTGGAAAGCATTCGCCTGATTTCGGACGCTTGCCTGGCCTTCAACGACCACTGCGCCGTCGGTATCGAGCCCAACGAGGCCAAAATCAAGGAAAACCTCGACAAGAACCTGATGCAGGTGACGGCCCTTAACCGCCACATCGGCTACGACAAGGCCGCCGCGATTGCCAAGAACGCCCACAAGAAGGGCATTTCCCTCAAGGAATCGGCGCTGGAACTCGGGCACGTGACTGAAGAAGAGTTTGCCCAGTGGGTCGTGCCGCTGGACATGACGCACAACTGA
- a CDS encoding dCMP deaminase family protein, with protein sequence MSGAEARPTFDQLGMDTARLWATRSADPKVKVGACILDHHHRVVGVGYNGRAAGEPNERESLTQGASGFIHAEVNALLAANWNGENHTLYVTHEPCATCARLIVNSRRISRVLFAQNYTEQTRVGAGLPSGAGILEAAGIKVQQVR encoded by the coding sequence ATGAGCGGCGCCGAAGCCCGGCCCACTTTCGACCAGCTGGGCATGGATACGGCCCGGCTGTGGGCCACCCGCTCGGCCGACCCCAAGGTCAAGGTGGGGGCCTGCATCCTGGACCATCATCACCGGGTGGTGGGCGTGGGCTACAACGGCCGCGCCGCCGGCGAACCCAACGAGCGCGAAAGCCTGACGCAGGGTGCCAGCGGCTTTATTCACGCCGAGGTCAACGCCCTGCTGGCCGCCAACTGGAACGGCGAGAACCACACCCTGTACGTGACCCACGAACCCTGCGCCACCTGCGCCCGGCTGATCGTCAATTCCAGACGCATCAGCCGGGTGCTGTTCGCGCAGAACTATACCGAGCAGACGCGGGTGGGGGCCGGGTTGCCCAGCGGCGCCGGCATTCTGGAAGCGGCTGGCATCAAGGTGCAGCAGGTGAGGTAA
- a CDS encoding thymidylate synthase has product MRQYLDFLQHIRDHGTDKMDRTGTGTHSVFGYQMRFDLQQGFPLVTTKRVHLKSIIYELLWFLRGDSNVRWLQERGVTIWDEWADEQGELGPVYGQQWRSWPDGDGGQIDQITQVIEQIRQNPDSRRLIVSAWNVAQVDEMALPPCHLLFQFYVADGRLSCQLYQRSADSFLGVPFNIASYALLTMMVAQVCDLEPGEFIWTGGDCHIYSNHMAQVERQLAREPRPLPTMHLNPAVKDIFGFQYEDFQLEGYEPHPGIRAEVAV; this is encoded by the coding sequence ATGCGCCAGTACCTCGACTTTCTCCAGCACATCCGGGATCACGGCACCGACAAGATGGACCGCACCGGCACCGGCACCCACTCGGTGTTCGGGTATCAGATGCGGTTTGACCTGCAGCAGGGCTTTCCGCTGGTCACCACCAAGCGGGTTCATCTCAAGAGCATCATTTACGAGCTGCTGTGGTTCCTGCGCGGCGACAGCAACGTGCGGTGGCTACAGGAGCGCGGCGTGACCATCTGGGACGAATGGGCCGATGAACAGGGCGAGCTGGGACCGGTGTACGGTCAGCAGTGGCGCAGCTGGCCAGACGGTGACGGCGGCCAGATCGACCAGATCACCCAGGTGATTGAGCAGATCCGGCAGAACCCCGATTCTAGGCGGCTGATCGTGTCGGCCTGGAACGTGGCGCAGGTGGACGAGATGGCCCTGCCGCCCTGTCACCTGCTGTTTCAGTTCTATGTGGCAGACGGGCGGCTGAGCTGCCAGCTGTACCAGCGCAGCGCCGACAGCTTTCTGGGGGTACCGTTCAACATCGCCAGTTACGCGCTGCTCACCATGATGGTGGCGCAGGTCTGTGACCTGGAACCCGGCGAGTTTATCTGGACCGGCGGCGACTGCCACATCTACAGCAACCACATGGCGCAGGTGGAACGGCAGCTGGCGCGCGAGCCCCGGCCGCTGCCCACCATGCACCTGAACCCGGCAGTCAAGGATATTTTCGGTTTCCAGTACGAGGATTTTCAGCTGGAAGGGTATGAGCCACACCCCGGCATCCGCGCCGAGGTGGCGGTATGA
- a CDS encoding RNB domain-containing ribonuclease — MTDSLNPSELSAAQWTDVELLARGKQDKSRTLRDLGRPETPESAHALLLDAGRWTETQTPYAERLGTALSAVELPVPAWPDEERLDLTHLPAFAIDDEGNQDPDDALSVEELPGGLTRLWVHVADVAALVTPGSPLDLEARARGATLYLPDRTIHMLPEALVEQAGLGLSEISPALSIALDLDADGNAEAVEVHLTRVRVQRLSYDQAQAMYEQGHPEFTRLAELARVSRDIRFEEGAVSIDLPEVRVKADDNGAQVLPLPRPEMRAVVQECMTLAGWGAAIYADDFELPVPFATQDPPHREVSGESMTAHWARRKSLSRTRFQSAPGAHAGMGLDLYTQATSPMRRYLDLVVHQQLRAHLSGQEPMSGREVASHIAEAGIGSAGTRTAERLSRRHHTLRFIAAQPEKIWDAVVVEKRGPQAILLIPELALDLPMTTPAGPGQEMQVRLTVTSYPELKVRASES; from the coding sequence ATGACCGATTCTCTCAACCCGAGCGAACTGAGTGCGGCGCAGTGGACCGATGTGGAGCTGCTGGCCCGCGGCAAACAGGACAAGTCGCGCACCCTGCGTGACCTGGGCCGCCCCGAAACGCCCGAAAGCGCCCACGCCCTGCTGCTGGACGCTGGCCGCTGGACCGAAACCCAGACTCCTTACGCCGAGCGGCTGGGCACGGCGCTGAGCGCGGTGGAGTTGCCGGTGCCCGCCTGGCCCGACGAGGAGCGGCTGGACCTGACCCACCTGCCGGCTTTTGCCATTGACGACGAGGGCAACCAGGACCCCGACGACGCCCTCAGCGTGGAGGAATTGCCGGGCGGCCTGACCCGGTTGTGGGTGCACGTGGCCGATGTGGCCGCCCTGGTCACCCCCGGCAGCCCGCTGGACCTGGAAGCCCGTGCCCGCGGTGCCACCCTTTATCTGCCCGACCGCACCATTCATATGCTCCCGGAGGCGCTGGTCGAGCAAGCTGGCCTGGGCCTGAGCGAAATCAGCCCGGCCCTGTCCATTGCGCTGGACCTGGACGCCGACGGCAACGCCGAGGCGGTAGAAGTTCACCTGACCCGCGTACGAGTGCAGCGGCTCAGCTACGATCAGGCGCAGGCCATGTACGAGCAGGGCCACCCCGAATTCACCCGGCTGGCCGAGCTGGCCCGGGTCAGCCGCGACATCCGCTTCGAGGAAGGCGCCGTCAGCATCGACCTGCCCGAAGTGCGGGTCAAGGCCGACGATAACGGCGCCCAGGTGTTGCCGCTGCCCCGACCCGAAATGCGCGCCGTGGTGCAGGAATGCATGACGCTGGCCGGCTGGGGGGCCGCCATCTACGCCGACGACTTTGAACTGCCGGTTCCCTTTGCCACCCAGGACCCTCCTCACCGCGAGGTGAGCGGCGAAAGCATGACCGCCCACTGGGCCCGGCGCAAATCGCTGAGCCGCACCCGCTTTCAGTCGGCGCCCGGCGCACACGCGGGCATGGGCCTGGACCTCTACACCCAGGCCACCAGCCCGATGCGGCGTTATCTGGACCTGGTGGTGCACCAGCAGCTACGCGCGCACCTGAGCGGCCAGGAGCCCATGTCGGGGCGCGAAGTAGCCTCACACATTGCGGAGGCTGGCATCGGCTCGGCCGGCACCCGCACCGCCGAGCGCCTCAGCCGCCGGCACCACACCCTGCGCTTTATCGCGGCCCAGCCGGAAAAAATCTGGGATGCCGTGGTGGTCGAAAAACGCGGGCCACAGGCCATCTTGCTGATTCCGGAACTGGCGCTGGACCTCCCCATGACCACGCCCGCAGGCCCCGGCCAGGAGATGCAGGTCCGGCTGACCGTCACCAGTTACCCCGAGCTGAAAGTTCGCGCCTCGGAAAGCTGA
- a CDS encoding AEC family transporter, with the protein MLTALTNVLLPVILVAGLGALLASRFPIDQQSISRITLYLLSPALVLDVVLKTPVQAGEALQLGTAYLLTSLLCLALGWLFGWGRPDAERRSLSAAVGIWNSGNMGLPIALFTFGQAGFERATLLFLASFVGMYVFGPLVYTLGRPSTDLRAAVGGIARLPALWVALLAVILRALHLTLPEGLSRGVSLLSQATLPMVLLALGLQLGAGGWPRLTQSLWLGTAGRLIGGPLIGYAAGKALGLDAQNLQVLVLSASMPTAVNALLIAREYGADTDTVAGVATLSTLGSVLTIAAIVTLLPRLH; encoded by the coding sequence ATGCTCACCGCCCTTACCAACGTTCTGCTGCCGGTCATTCTGGTGGCCGGGCTGGGCGCGCTGCTGGCTTCCCGCTTTCCGATTGACCAGCAGTCCATCTCTCGCATCACGCTGTACCTGCTGTCGCCCGCACTGGTGCTGGACGTGGTTCTGAAAACGCCGGTGCAAGCCGGTGAGGCGCTGCAGCTGGGCACCGCTTACCTGCTCACTTCGCTGCTGTGTCTGGCGCTGGGCTGGCTGTTCGGCTGGGGCCGCCCCGACGCCGAACGCCGCAGCCTGAGCGCCGCCGTCGGCATCTGGAACAGCGGCAATATGGGTCTTCCTATCGCCCTGTTCACCTTCGGGCAGGCAGGCTTCGAGCGGGCCACGCTGCTGTTTCTGGCGTCGTTCGTGGGCATGTATGTCTTTGGCCCGCTGGTCTATACCCTGGGCCGGCCCAGCACCGACCTGCGCGCCGCCGTGGGGGGCATCGCGCGGCTCCCGGCGCTGTGGGTGGCGCTGCTTGCCGTGATTCTGCGGGCGCTGCACCTCACGCTCCCCGAGGGGCTGAGCCGCGGGGTCTCGCTGCTCAGTCAGGCCACCCTGCCGATGGTGCTGCTGGCGCTGGGCCTGCAACTGGGTGCCGGTGGCTGGCCCCGGCTCACGCAGTCGCTGTGGCTGGGCACCGCTGGCCGGCTGATCGGCGGCCCCCTGATCGGGTACGCCGCCGGCAAGGCGCTGGGGCTGGACGCTCAGAACCTGCAGGTGCTGGTGCTCTCGGCCAGTATGCCCACCGCCGTGAATGCCCTGCTGATTGCCCGCGAGTACGGCGCCGACACCGACACGGTCGCGGGCGTCGCCACCCTCAGCACCCTGGGCAGCGTACTGACTATTGCCGCCATAGTAACGCTGCTGCCGCGCCTGCACTAG
- a CDS encoding SMP-30/gluconolactonase/LRE family protein, translating to MSPLFQAAQGGFLDLFPEGAELTRLAGDFTWTEGPCWIPARGCVVFSDVRQDRTWRWTPGSGLAEEMNPSRHQNGHCLDAQGRLVACSHGDRAVLRQEEDGRWTTLASEWQGQRLNSPNDVALSPDGSLWFSDPTYGIDKPEEGYGGEMELPGRYVFRIAPDGTLSCPITDRHKPNGLAFRSANELLLSDTGDQAATHLYRIDGDRAEHQGGFFQVDQGKTDGLRVDADGRIWSSAGDGVHVFSPQGEELGRILLPETAANLCFGGADGTELFITASTGLYHLPTRVRGW from the coding sequence GTGAGCCCGCTGTTCCAGGCCGCCCAGGGCGGGTTCCTGGACCTGTTTCCTGAAGGCGCCGAACTGACCCGGCTGGCCGGTGACTTTACCTGGACCGAAGGCCCCTGCTGGATTCCGGCGCGTGGCTGCGTGGTGTTCAGTGATGTACGGCAGGACCGCACCTGGCGCTGGACCCCCGGCAGCGGCCTGGCCGAGGAGATGAACCCCAGCCGCCACCAGAATGGCCACTGCCTGGACGCACAGGGCCGGCTGGTGGCCTGCTCGCACGGCGACCGGGCGGTGCTGCGCCAGGAAGAAGACGGCCGCTGGACCACTCTGGCCAGCGAGTGGCAGGGCCAGCGGCTGAACAGCCCCAACGACGTGGCTCTCAGCCCCGACGGCAGCCTGTGGTTTAGCGACCCCACCTACGGCATAGACAAGCCCGAGGAAGGCTACGGCGGCGAGATGGAACTGCCGGGCCGTTACGTGTTCCGGATTGCCCCGGACGGCACCCTCAGCTGCCCCATCACCGACCGCCACAAGCCCAACGGCCTGGCGTTCCGCTCGGCCAACGAACTGCTGCTGTCGGATACCGGCGACCAGGCCGCCACCCACCTCTACCGCATTGACGGTGACCGGGCCGAGCATCAGGGGGGCTTTTTTCAGGTGGACCAGGGCAAGACCGACGGCCTGCGCGTAGACGCGGATGGCCGCATCTGGAGCAGCGCTGGCGACGGCGTTCATGTGTTCTCACCCCAGGGCGAGGAACTGGGCCGCATTCTGCTGCCCGAAACCGCCGCCAACCTCTGCTTCGGCGGGGCCGACGGCACCGAGCTGTTCATTACGGCCAGCACCGGGCTGTACCATCTGCCCACCCGGGTGCGGGGCTGGTAA
- a CDS encoding dihydrofolate reductase, with product MSSHSPALVAIVAMTENRVIGKDGDMPWHLPADFAHFKRLSQGKPNIMGRRVWDSLGGKALKGRTNIVLTRQPDLPAEGALLAHSPAEALALAQENLGESGEIAIIGGEKIYRLYLDDLTRVELTLIHTQLNGDTFFPQLPGQWDITAERERPSDERNRYDMTFRTLVRRA from the coding sequence ATGTCCAGTCACTCTCCTGCTCTCGTCGCCATCGTCGCCATGACCGAAAACCGTGTGATCGGCAAGGACGGTGACATGCCCTGGCACCTGCCAGCTGACTTCGCTCACTTCAAGCGGCTGAGCCAGGGCAAACCGAACATCATGGGCCGCCGGGTCTGGGATTCGCTGGGCGGCAAAGCCCTGAAGGGCCGCACCAACATCGTGCTGACCCGCCAACCGGACCTGCCGGCTGAAGGCGCGCTGCTGGCCCATTCCCCGGCGGAAGCGCTGGCCCTGGCGCAGGAGAACCTGGGCGAAAGCGGAGAAATCGCCATCATCGGCGGCGAGAAAATCTACCGGCTGTATCTGGATGACCTGACCCGGGTGGAACTGACCCTGATTCACACGCAGCTGAACGGCGACACCTTTTTCCCGCAGCTGCCCGGCCAGTGGGACATCACCGCCGAGCGGGAGCGCCCCAGCGACGAACGCAACCGCTACGACATGACCTTCCGTACCCTGGTTCGGCGCGCCTAG